In Camarhynchus parvulus chromosome 28, STF_HiC, whole genome shotgun sequence, the following proteins share a genomic window:
- the MKNK2 gene encoding MAP kinase-interacting serine/threonine-protein kinase 2, whose amino-acid sequence MVQKKSEIPGFHRSFKGQNPFDLEFDQSNHLEPVFNFECPPRPDMPSSQPIDIPDAKKRNKKKKRCRATDSFSGRFEDVYQLQEEVLGEGAHARVQSCVNLITNKEYAVKIIEKRLGHIRSRVFREVEMLYQCQGHRNVLELIEFFEEEERFYLVFEKMRGGSILTHIHRRRHFNELEASVVVQDIASALHFLHNKGIAHRDLKPENILCESPDQVSPVKICDFDLGSGIKLNGDCSPISTPELLTPCGSAEYMAPEVVEAFNEEASIYDKRCDLWSLGVILYIMLSGYPPFVGHCGSDCGWDRGEACHTCQNMLFESIQEGKYEFPDKDWAHISFGAKDLISKLLVRDAKKRLSAAQVLEHPWVQGCAPDNTLPTPIILQRNSSAKELTSFAAEAIAVNRQLTRHDEDEEEEAEEEARPIIIKATSRAMQLSPPSESKLAKRRQKSSLAKAVASGQHLVAPLVLVADQA is encoded by the exons ATGGTGCAGAAGAAGTCAGAGATCCCGGGATTCCACCGCTCCTTCAAG GGGCAAAACCCTTTCGACCTGGAGTTCGACCAGTCCAACCACCTGGAGCCCGTCTTCAACTTCGAGTGCCCGCCCCGTCCTG ACATGCCTTCAAGTCAACCCATCGACATCCCTGATGCCAAGAAaaggaacaagaagaagaagcgCTGCAGAGCCACCGACAGCTTCTCGGGCAGGTTCGAAG ATGTTtaccagctgcaggaggaggtgctgggagaaGGGGCCCACGCCAGAGTCCAGTCCTGCGTGAACCTCATCACCAACAAGGAGTACGCGGTGAAG ATCATCGAGAAGCGCCTGGGACACATCCGGAGCAGGGTTTTCCGGGAGGTGGAGATGCTCTATCAGTGCCAGGGACACAG AAATGTCCTGGAGCTGATTGAGTTCTTCGAGGAGGAGGAGAGGTTTTACTTGGTGTTTGAGAAGATGAGGGGAG GCTCCATCCTGACCCACATCCACCGGAGACGCCACTTCAACGAGCTGGAGGCCAGCGTGGTGGTGCAGGATATCGCCAGCGCCCTGCACTTTCTGCACAACAAAG GGATTGCACACAGGGATCTGAAACCAGAAAATATCCTGTGTGAGAGCCCAGACCAG gtcTCCCCCGTGAAGATCTGCGACTTTGACCTGGGAAGTGGCATCAAACTGAACGGTGACTGCTCCCCCATCTCCACTCCGGAGCTGCTCACCCCG tgtggCTCAGCCGAGTACATGGCCCCAGAGGTGGTGGAAGCCTTCAACGAGGAGGCCTCAATCTATGACAAGCGCTGTGACCTGTGGAGCCTGGGTGTCATCCTGTACATCATGCTGAGCGGGTACCCCCCCTTTGTGGGCCACTGCGGCTCTGACTGCGGCTGGGACCGGGGTGAGGCGTGCCACACCTGCCAG AACATGCTCTTTGAGAGCATCCAGGAGGGGAAGTACGAGTTTCCTGACAAGGACTGGGCACACATCTCCTTTGGAGCCAAAGACCTCATTTCCAAGCTGCTGGTGAGAGATGCCAAGAAGCGGCTCAGCGCAGCCCAGGTCCTGGAGCACCCCTGGGTGCAGGGG TGTGCTCCGGACAATACCCTGCCAACCCCCATCATCCTGCAGAG gaacagcagtgcCAAAGAGCTCACCTCCTTTGCTGCTGAGGCCATCGCTGTCAACCGCCAGCTGACACGGCATGACGAGGACGAGGAGGAAGAGGCGGAGGAGGAAGCACGACCCATCATCATCAAAGCTACCTCACGGGCCATGCAGCTCTCCCCCCCCTCTGAGTCCAAGCTGGCCAAGCGGCGGCAGAAGAGCAGCCTGGCCAAGGCAGTGGCCTCTGGGCAGCACCTGGTGGCCCCGCTGGTCCTGGTGGCCGACCAAGCCTGA
- the LOC115914436 gene encoding basic proline-rich protein-like has translation PPPPPPPSPLPPPPPPPTPKKPPPPPNNPPINPPHLQPPPHPPPPPPPPPTPPPPPPPPPHAPPPPQPKPLPTPPTPPTPPPPTPPPPNTPPPPPPPPPTPPFPPPTPPPTPHPTTPPPPPTPPPPPPPPPPPPTPPPPKTTHPPPTNPPSPNPNPQKNIAPPPPAPSSPPKPPPPPTPPPPPPPPPPRAPPPPHPPPPPPPPTPPPPTPPPPPHPPPPPPPPPPPHTPSRPTPPPPPPPPPPPPPPPPPPPHPPPPPPPPTPPHPPKATAPPPPPPPHPTPPPCTAPPPPTPPPPPTPPPPPPPPPPPPPPPPPPPPPPPPPPPPPATTPHTQPPNPPPLPPPPPPPTPKRCGKVPPPPPPPHPPQHTKTPRPPPPPLPPRAGRQPTPPPRPLPPPPPPPHPPPHPPTPPPTPPPPPPTSPPRPPPPPYTAPRPPPQHQPSPPPPPPPPHPPPPPPTPPPPPPPHQPTPPPPPPPPPPPPPPTKNPPPPNPPPPPPPPPPPPPPPTAHTPPPPPPRPPPPPPPPPLSPPPPPPLSPTHPPPPPPPHTTPPPPPPPTPPPPPPPTHPPPPSPPPHPPANTPHHPNLPPHTTTHPSSPPPPPSSPPPTPHHRTPETKQSPTHTTPHAPPPHPHQPPPREPRNPGPPQTPSPRRC, from the exons ccccccccccccccccccccttcccctctccccccgcCTCCCCCCCCCC ccacaccaaaaaaaccacccccacCTCCCAACAACCCCCCCATAAACCCCCCCCACCTTCAacctcccccccaccccccccccccccccccccccccccccacgCCGCCCCCCC cccccccccccccgccccacgcccctcccccgccccaacccaaaccactacccaccccccccacccccccaacccccccaccccccaccccccccccccccaacacACCCCCAC ccccccccccccccccccccactccccctttcccccctcccacccccccccccactcCCCACCCTaccacccccccacccccacctaCCCCTCCCCCCC caccccccccccccccccccccccccacaccacctccccccaaaaccacccaccCCCCTCCCACAAACCCACCCtcccccaaccccaacccccaaaaaaacatagcgccccctccccccgccccctcctccccacccaaaccccccccccccccaaccccaccaccccccccccc acccccccccccccgcgccccaccccccccccaccccccaccccccccacccccccccaccccccccccccccaccccccccccccccccccaccccccccccccccccccccccccccccccaccccacacccccTCCCGCCCCactccccccccccctccccccc caccccctccccccccaccccccccccccccccccccacacccaccccccccccccccacctccCACCCCCCCCCACCCACCCAAGGCcaccgccccccccccccccccccccccccaccccaccccccccccctgcactgcccccccccccccaaccccaccccccccccccacccccccacccccac caccaccccccccccccccgcccccccccccccccccccccccccccccccccccccccccacccccccccccagccaCCACACCCCACACACAACCCCCCAACCCACCCCcactccccccccccccccccccacccaccccaaaacGCTGTGGAAAAGtgcccccccctcccccccccccccacccaccccaacacacaaaaaccccacgccccccacccccccccctccccccccgggCGGGCCGCCAACCCACCCCCCCCCCTCGcccccttccccccccaccccc acccccccacccccccccacacccccccacccccccacccaccccccccccccccccccccacctcccccccacgaccccccccccctccctacacggccccccgcccccccccccaacaCCAGCCatctcccccccccccccccccccccccccacccccccccccccccacccacccccccacccccccctcCACCCCACCAAcccacccccccaccccccccccc cccccccccccccccccccccccctaccaaaaacccccccccccccaacccccccccccctccccccccccccccccccccccccccaccccccaccgCACACACCCCACCACCCCCCCCGCCACgccccccaccacccccaccccctccccccctttccccccccccccccccccccctttcccccacccaccccccccccccccccccaccacacaccacccccccccccccccccccccccaccccccccccccccccccccccaacccaccccccaccaccctccccccccccccacccacccGCCAACACCCCCCACCACCCCAACCTCCCCCCCCACACCACAACCCACCCctcctccccccctccccccccctcctcccccccccccaccccccaccacCGCACACCCGAGACGAAGCAAAGCCCCACGCACACCACCCCACACgctccccccccccacccccaccaaCCCCCCCCCCGAGAACCGCGAAACCCcggacccccccagacccccagccCCCGGAGGTGTTga